DNA sequence from the Candoia aspera isolate rCanAsp1 chromosome 10, rCanAsp1.hap2, whole genome shotgun sequence genome:
TCCGGTAGACTAGACGGAGAAACGCAGAACCCTTGTGAAACTTTAACAGCTCTGTTTTTGCAAAGGAAAGAGCACTTTATGACTTAAGTCTGGGAGGGGGGAGTGTTGCATGGCAGTCGCTTCATGCAtgctccccaccccacccgctCTTCCAAACCCTCTTAATATTAAGCAATTGCTGGTTTGGGAGAACCAGCCTCAGGCCATGGAGCAAGAAAAGAGAAGGGGGGTCCGTTCCCTCCCATCTGGAAAAGATTAGGAGAGGCCCTGTCCACATGCCATGTTCAAGTCAGCCACAATCTAGAGCAAAACACGAGTGCATAAAAGCTTTCCTCCCCCCTCATTGCCTCAAGCTGTGGTGTCTGTGGCCGCAACCTGACGGTCTGTGCTTTGGATGGTCAATGCTCGGTGCCCGCAGGCTTCATAAAAGAAGCCCTCCCCACCTGGGTTGGGCCATCTCAGACCCATGTGCCAGGCCAGACGGGTCGCTCAAATCAGGGCCAGATCCTGAGGACCCCGAGTGCAAATCCCAAGAAGAGGTTCGCTGTTGCGTCCCTGCCTGAGTTCCCAATCGATCAGGCTTTTGCGTCTTCCCGTTGGCCTCCCCAGGGGGCCGTGATCCTGATGCTCCGCTGTCCTCAGGTGCAGTCGGCCCATGCAGAGACACAACAGAGCAGATTGCTGTGGGCCTTGGCAAGGGCTGACGTTGATCAGAGTTAAAAGAGGGATCCAGAGATTCCAAGTTTTACGCTCTCGGGCGGCTTGGATAAAGAAAACAATTCCCATCAAGGGTTCCCTGTGTGTTTCCAGATGGAAATGCTGTGGATTTGTGCAGGTAGTGTGACACTGCCCTTCCCAGATCTTCCTATATATGGGGCAGAGGAATCATTATATTCACAAAGATGTCCGCTTCGGCCACAATGGTAGATCTAACATCTGGCAAAGGTTTAAAAGAAAGTCATGAAGTCCACCCTTTCCCCATCCtgtcagaaggagtctggtagagAAGGTTGgaatctaaggcagcctttccccaacctgatgacaTTCAGAATATTAGacttccaattcccagaattctcccaccTAGActggctgagggattctgggaattgaagtccaacaaaGCTGGAAGACACCGGGTTGGGGAAAGGCTGCTGATCATCATGTGTTTATGGCTGTCAGACCATAGTTTGGAGGAATGAAAGAGAATTAAAGTAATTAAttggatttaattaattaaagaattaaagagTTTTCcgtatctctttcctgccatcagaTGGTCATCTGGATTCTTGAACCCAGGGTCTGGTAACCCTTATGCAGACTTCTCCAGTTCAACGGCTACGGACTTGTTTGACCGGAAGAGGCCAAATTTCAGAAGTAATGCCCTtaaacagggttcctcaaccttggcaactctaagctgtgcgaacttcaactcccagaattctgggaattggctggggaattctgggagttgaagtccgcacagcttagagttgccaaggttgaggaaccctgcccttaAATATACAGCATACGAGAAGGTCTCCTTGGAGCCAGACCACAACTGGAGTGCAGGGTCCCAAACTAGCAATCTTTGCTTGcaaagggagaagaggaggaggaggaggaggaggaggagacgacAACCCACCCAAGCCCACCCTTATAATAACTGCAGCTGAACTGGGATTGCTTGCAGGGAGGAGCAGGAAGAGGCCTCCCATCCAGGCTTCCCCTGAgcggggaagggggaagggggatggGAGAAGTGCCCCGCGTTCCTGGGGAAGGAATTTGGAAAGCGTCACTGTCTTTCCTGGCTGTGTGGCAAGCATCTGGTTCTCATAAGGGCCTCTGTGCCGGGCAGGCTGCTGGAGTTGAGAGCAGAAGGGAGTCTGAGGGGGTGGGGAACAGGGGGGGTTGGGGATAGAGAGATGGACCCCAGATAGCCAGATGGAAAGTTGAGCTGAGCCCTTGAGCGGCTGGGTGGTGAAGGATCGGTTCATGCAGGGTTTCCAGGCTTGGAGCTGAGCACTGGTGCAAAAATGGGGGAGTGGGAAGAGAAGGAACAGGGGCTGGTTTCCTTCCAGAAAGGGCCGAAGTGCAGCCCAGCTCAGAAACCTGAGGTCAGGGGGGTATCTGTCCTTCGCCACTGAGTAACCACGCTCAGTTTAGGCCTGGAGTGAGAAACAACTGGTCTGAAGCCACCCCACCCCTTTATTAAGGTAGCATTTCCCTTTCATCCTCCTCGAGTGGCCGCTGGGCAAACAGATCCGGTCCTTTATCGGTACTTGCTTGAAGGACAGTTGCGTCTCCCTCTGCTGCCCTTTGGTGCCAAGTCACAAAAGCCGTGGCTAAACTGAAAGTGGTGCAGATCAGAGGTGGAGGAAGCAACCTGTGTTTGGAAAAGTCCAGATCACCAGGCCGACCGCTGCTTACCCTTAAATACATCTTGCCCAGGGCCGCAACCAGGGTCCGTGTCaccggggcaaacgtggattctgcgcccattttggcacccccccagcactccttttggcgccccaccagggCGGCTCCCAGGGCACAAGCCCCAgttgcccccctagttgcagccctgatctcGCCAGTTGGGGAGACATAAAAAACCTGCAAAACGGTTTTGACCGGAGATGCAACCGGGCTGAGCGCAACCATTGTACGCTTTGCTCTTTCTTTCAGATTTCTTCGAGGTCCCCAGCTGGGAAACCTTTAGATAAACAGGTAACATCTAGAGAACTCTGCGGATTCTGCTAAGACTCATAGGTAGATCAACAAGCTATGAGTTTAAGCCTCGCAGCGTTCTCAGCTTTTGTCCTCCGCTCTTTGCTAGAGTGGGTAGACTTCAGCCGTGATTTGTAGTGGGCTGCGCTAAGATTTGGACTGCGGTGGTTTATGGGCTAACACAGGAAGTCCACGTCTCTCCAGCCTGAAGTGGGAATCAATCACTAGAAACCTTAGGGGTCCAACATGCCCCCTTTAGTCCAAACAGTTGGCCGGTCAACCCAGAGGTGAATCTGGGTGCACTTTTGGGGAGGGCACGTTGCTAGGAAGGATATTCTGGCGGCAGATTTTCCTTAAAATGTGGCCTTTAAATCTTGGTTTTCGAAGTGATCCTTTTGGAACCCAAGTTGCCAGTCCAAAGGCTTATTTAAGTAACTTTTCAACTAAAGCACACACAAGCAAAATCATGGATTTTTATTTACACACTGAGAAGAAATATCGGCATACAAGACCAGTAGGGTGGATTCAATTTCCAgagttttaaaacaaaacttggGACTCTGAGAagtctggttttctttttcttttttttaaagaaaaaaggaacaaaaccatAATAAATACCTCTCCTTTTAGAATGGATGCAGTTAGCAAGAAGGGAGCCAGAAAGACACAGTCTCAGCAATTTTCGTGCAGCTGGGGAAGGGAAAGACGAGACCAACCTCGGTCCCATCAAGGGCAGCGTCGTTTTTTCCACAGTGTTTTTCTTTCCAGCCCAGAAGTAAAGTTGAGCAGCCCTGGACTGGGACCTAACTGGATGCCGGCAGCCAAAAGGGAAGGTGAGACACATTCAAGGGGAACTTTCAGCCCCCCCAAAAATGTTGGGGAGTCAACAGGATGTGGTGGGAGCCGACAGTGCTTCCTCACACTGTCGTCATGACTTTGAGGGAGCCGGAGCGGAAACGCATGATTTTCTTCTTCAGGGCATGAGAGGCCTTGATCTTGACGAAAACTTTGGGCTGCCCGCTGGTGGTTTTTCCAGGGCCGGAGGCTGACACCAGCTGCGGAGAGAGCTGCTGCGGCCACACCAGGCCGCCGCTCTCATCTGTATCACTGGAGGCACCGCTGCTGTACGGCGGGGGCGTGTCCCCGTCGCTCAGGCTGGACTCACTGTCTCCCGCCACAAGGCCTTCCTCCAGGTGGCACACAGGGGCCCGCTGGGCTTGCTCGCCTGAGCACTCAGAATCGCTGCCCGGATAGCCGTACCCTGCGGGGCCTGGCCCCTGTTGGCCCCGCGGTGGCTCCAGGGTGCTCCTGGGAGACAGTTCCTCTTGAGAGATCTCTGCCGTCGAGCGCCACTTGCGGTAGCCGCTGGCCGGGTTCCCGTGAGACCGGCGCTGCCGGGACTGCTTCTGGGCCGACTCCTCCCGTTCCACGGTCCCGTATTTCAGCCTGGACTTGTTCAGGAGGCTGTTTTCCGACTGAGACCTGGCCGCCTTCTTGGACTTGGGGGAGCTTTTCCTCCCGGCCCCCCTCCGCCCGGCCCCCTCGCTCCCCTCGTCCGTAAAGCGGCACTTCTTGGCGGGGGCCGAGACCCGTGGCCGTTCCCTCAGCAGCAGAGGGACCCGCTCTGGCGACAGTTCCACCGAGCGGCCTTTGGTCAGGGGTGGGGGCTTCCTCCGGCCCGCCCGGTGAGCCTGCTGGGCCCAGGGGGGCTGCTGAGCGGGGATGTACTGCGCTTTGACCATCAGACAGCCGCCCTCCTCCGACTCATAGGGGACTGGCTCCTGGCTGCCTCCCTGGGAGGCCTCCTCCTCCCTGTCCAGCAGAGGGGACGAGGGGTAGGCCGTGTCATAGGGGTCCACGGAGGGAGGCCTGGCCTGGGCCAACGCCTGCAGCTTGGGGGGCTTTCGGAGGCTGGAAGGAGGCAGGTGAAAGTCCTCGGCCGCCACCTTGGCAGCCAGTGTCCTCTCAGCCGCAGCATCCCAGGAGGACCAGACGCGGGTGGTGGCGATGGCCGCGCCCCCCTCGTGGCCGCAGGGCGACGGAGTGCTGCTGCCCCTCTCCACGGCCGGGGGGTGCCGGCGTTCAGCTTGCAGGGAGAGCAGCTCGGTGGGCCTCTTGCAGAGGCTGCCCTGCCGGACCACACTGCCCTTGGCCGGCGGCTCCGAGCCCAGGCTCGTCCGGGGCTTGCTGCCTCTCACCAGCTGACTGCGGCGGCGGAGCAGGCGCGAGATGTAGCTCTCCACCCGCTGGCCCTGCGAGGCTGCCTCTGAGTAGAGCTGGAACTCGTTGCCGTAGGCCTCCAGGCTGCCGTCGGGGTCCGCCGGGTAGGACAAGGCCTGAGACGTGGCCGAGGAGAAGGCGGGGTCCTCGTACAGTGGGCTCTGGAAGAAAGGGCTCTGCAGGGCCACCGCGTGCAGGGGGCTGGGGTACAGGAAAGGGTCCGGAGGGAAGCTGGCGGGCAGCTTGTCAGCAGGGTGGTCTTGGGGAGTGGCGTAGGGGGCTGAGAAGGAGCGAGGCATGGTGCTCCGGTGGGCTCTCTCTGTGCTGCTGTCGGCTACCTCACCTGCAGAAGgcaagagagagggagacagcTGGGCAATGGGGCGCTGGACCCCCAAGCTCTGAACACAGAAGCTGTCTCAGAGAATAGACCACTCTGAACACCTCTCCCTTCCCAAACCCCGGACTAGCCAGGTGCCAATCGATGCACTCTCTTTCTCTTACCTACCTACAGATTTGGGGCGCTCGTTGGAATAACCAAGGCGGGATTCCGGGTGGCTGATCCGGGAATAGGACCCGGATGCAGATGGGAAGCTGGAAGAGGAGTCTTCAAACCCGGAAGCCGGTGAATCGGAGGCCACTGCTGACTGTTGACCCTCGTAGAAACCTGGTGAGGAATCGGCACCTAGGATCACTGGTCTCCCTCGGACCCCAATGTGCCAGTCGAGCAGGGGAGGCCAGATTTCCCCCAATCCCACTGCTGACGCCTGCCGCACAGGGAGGGAAGGAGCCGGAGGGAGACCAAAATTGCCCGCTGAATCAGGCCTGAGCTTGCAAACAAGTGGAGGACAATTATTCGGGCAGACACCATATTTTCTCGAGGGCAGCATGGGTTCTCCTCCCCATACCTGAACTAGGCCAGCTGTCTGTCTCGACTGCCTCCCCACACGTCTTCTCGGGGTACAGTCGCAGTAAGCCCAGCTGCTGTTCCATTTCCCACatcaagccaggaagggcatcctaaaaagcagaagaatCGTAAGTTGGCCTCTCAGAGAACTGGGTGTCCTTTCCAACCTCCACTGGCTGAGCGCCCAGTTCCTGGGTGCAGCCTGCTTGTAAGTGGTAAGCAGCGTTGCACCCAGGATGGACCCAAGAGTGCAGAGTAATCTGTGGCAGATGCTCAGCGAATTCTTTACCACTGCACCCCCCAAAGGATGGGGAGACCGGTGCGATCCTCTAGCCCAGTAATCTGGGAGGTTGGTGGACCCATAAGCCTTTCCCATGACTCTTGCCCTTGACTCAGATACACACAAATCTCTCAGCAGGCCCAAGTGGGGTGATAGACTTTGGGGAGAGCAATACGCCTTCTCCTGGATGTGACATCTTTCCCTGACAACCATTCAATGTGCAGGACCCCCTGGACGTAGGTGAGGTCAGG
Encoded proteins:
- the DACT3 gene encoding dapper homolog 3, with amino-acid sequence MIRAFSFPASPERSRFRAWLEGTLAGLCELHLLRERQERRVRQALRIAAESSGKPGSSEAGGGGGGGGGEPAPEEQLDALPGLMWEMEQQLGLLRLYPEKTCGEAVETDSWPSSGFYEGQQSAVASDSPASGFEDSSSSFPSASGSYSRISHPESRLGYSNERPKSVGEVADSSTERAHRSTMPRSFSAPYATPQDHPADKLPASFPPDPFLYPSPLHAVALQSPFFQSPLYEDPAFSSATSQALSYPADPDGSLEAYGNEFQLYSEAASQGQRVESYISRLLRRRSQLVRGSKPRTSLGSEPPAKGSVVRQGSLCKRPTELLSLQAERRHPPAVERGSSTPSPCGHEGGAAIATTRVWSSWDAAAERTLAAKVAAEDFHLPPSSLRKPPKLQALAQARPPSVDPYDTAYPSSPLLDREEEASQGGSQEPVPYESEEGGCLMVKAQYIPAQQPPWAQQAHRAGRRKPPPLTKGRSVELSPERVPLLLRERPRVSAPAKKCRFTDEGSEGAGRRGAGRKSSPKSKKAARSQSENSLLNKSRLKYGTVEREESAQKQSRQRRSHGNPASGYRKWRSTAEISQEELSPRSTLEPPRGQQGPGPAGYGYPGSDSECSGEQAQRAPVCHLEEGLVAGDSESSLSDGDTPPPYSSGASSDTDESGGLVWPQQLSPQLVSASGPGKTTSGQPKVFVKIKASHALKKKIMRFRSGSLKVMTTV